The following coding sequences lie in one Glycine max cultivar Williams 82 chromosome 19, Glycine_max_v4.0, whole genome shotgun sequence genomic window:
- the LOC100803447 gene encoding secoisolariciresinol dehydrogenase → MQGCSDAPLSKRLEDKVALITGGASGIGEATARLFLRHGAKVVIADIQDNLGHSLCQNLNSGNNISYVHCDVTNDNDVQIAVKAAVSRHGKLDILFSNAGIGGNSDSSIIALDPADLKRVFEVNVFGAFYAAKHAAEIMIPRKIGSIVFTSSAVSVTHPGSPHPYTASKYAVVGLMKNLCVELGKHGIRVNCISPYAVATPLLTRGMGMEKEMVEELFAEAGNLKGVVLKEEDLAEAALFLASDESKYVSGVNLVVDGGYSVNNTASAEVALGKFSAD, encoded by the exons ATGCAAGGGTGCTCAGACGCTCCACTCTCCAAGAG GTTAGAAGACAAAGTAGCACTAATCACCGGGGGAGCAAGTGGCATCGGCGAAGCCACTGCAAGGCTTTTCCTTCGCCACGGTGCCAAGGTCGTCATCGCCGACATCCAAGACAACCTCGGACACTCCCTTTGCCAAAACCTCAACTCCGGCAACAACATTTCCTATGTTCACTGTGATGTCACTAACGATAACGACGTTCAAATAGCCGTCAAAGCTGCCGTTTCACGCCACGGCAAGCTCGACATCCTCTTCAGTAACGCCGGAATCGGTGGCAATTCGGACTCCTCCATCATCGCCCTTGATCCTGCTGACTTGAAGAGGGTTTTTGAAGTCAACGTCTTCGGCGCTTTCTACGCCGCCAAACACGCCGCTGAAATAATGATTCCTAGAAAGATAGGGAGCATTGTGTTCACGTCTAGCGCTGTTTCGGTGACTCATCCGGGTTCGCCGCACCCATACACGGCGTCGAAGTACGCAGTGGTGGGTCTGATGAAGAACTTGTGCGTGGAACTGGGGAAGCATGGAATCAGAGTTAACTGCATTTCACCCTATGCTGTGGCCACTCCTCTGCTGACACGTGGAAtgggaatggagaaggagatggTAGAGGAACTGTTTGCGGAGGCAGGGAACTTGAAGGGTGTGGTTCTCAAGGAAGAGGATTTGGCAGAAGCAGCTTTGTTTCTTGCTAGTGATGAGTCAAAGTACGTGAGTGGGGTCAACCTAGTTGTGGACGGAGGTTACAGTGTTAACAATACTGCTTCGGCTGAAGTAGCTTTAGGAAAGTTTTCTGCTGATTAA
- the LOC100802915 gene encoding secoisolariciresinol dehydrogenase, producing the protein MATSTSALNKRLEGKVALITGGASGIGKRTAEVFAQQGAKVVIADIQDELGHSVAQSIGPSTCCYVHCDVTDENQIKNAVQKAVDAYGKLDIMFNNAGIVDPNKNRIIDNDKADFERVLSVNVTGVFLGMKHAAQAMIPARSGSIISTASISSYVGGAASHAYCCAKHAVVGLTKNAAVELGQFGIRVNCLSPYALATPLATKFVGANDEELETIMNSLANLKGVTLKAEDVANAALYFASDDSRYVSGQNLLIDGGFSIVNPSFHMFQYPDSES; encoded by the exons ATGGCAACTTCAACCTCTGCACTCAATAAAAG GCTGGAAGGAAAAGTTGCACTGATCACAGGAGGAGCTAGTGGCATCGGCAAACGCACTGCAGAAGTGTTCGCTCAGCAAGGAGCCAAAGTAGTGATCGCTGACATCCAAGACGAACTGGGACATTCCGTTGCTCAGTCCATAGGGCCATCAACATGTTGTTATGTCCATTGCGATGTCACCGATgagaaccaaataaaaaatgccGTCCAAAAAGCCGTAGATGCTTATGGGAAGCTAGACATCATGTTCAACAACGCCGGCATTGTTGATCCCAACAAGAACCGAATCATTGACAACGATAAGGCAGATTTCGAACGTGTCCTAAGCGTCAATGTCACGG GTGTTTTCCTTGGGATGAAGCATGCGGCGCAGGCGATGATCCCAGCACGCAGTGGTAGCATCATCTCTACGGCCAGCATAAGCTCCTACGTTGGTGGTGCAGCCTCGCATGCTTACTGTTGTGCTAAGCATGCTGTGGTTGGTCTAACTAAAAATGCAGCAGTTGAGCTTGGACAGTTCGGAATAAGGGTGAATTGTTTGTCACCTTACGCTCTTGCTACACCTTTGGCCACCAAGTTTGTTGGAGCTAATGATGAGGAGCTTGAGACTATCATGAACTCACTGGCTAATCTCAAGGGTGTCACTCTTAAAGCTGAGGATGTGGCTAATGCCGCACTTTATTTTGCTAGTGATGATTCCAGGTACGTCAGTGGGCAAAATTTGCTCATAGATGGAGGCTTCAGCATTGTTAATCCTTCCTTTCACATGTTTCAGTACCCGGACTCGGAGTCTTGA
- the LOC100783841 gene encoding secoisolariciresinol dehydrogenase — protein sequence MIKSSSMASIAKMLEGKVAIITGGASGIGAATAKLFVQHGAKVIIADVQDELGQFHCKTLGTTNIHYVHCDVTSDSDVKNVVEFAVSKYGKLDIMYNNAGISGDSNRSITTSDNEGFKNVFGVNVYGAFLGAKHAARVMIPAKRGVILFTSSVASLLGGETTHAYAVSKHAVVGLMKNLCVELGEHGIRVNCVCPGGIPTPMLNNALKMNKKETQEVLCKVAVLKGTVLEAEDIAKAAVYLCSDEAKFVSGVNFVLDGGYSITNNSFTSALNALINNNHA from the exons ATGATCAAGTCCTCCTCCATGGCTTCAATTGCCAAAAT GCTTGAAGGCAAAGTGGCGATAATCACAGGAGGAGCAAGTGGCATTGGTGCCGCCACCGCCAAGCTATTCGTCCAACACGGCGCCAAAGTAATCATTGCCGACGTGCAAGACGAGTTAGGCCAGTTCCACTGCAAAACCCTCGGCACAACAAACATTCACTACGTCCACTGCGACGTAACCAGCGACTCCGACGTCAAAAACGTGGTCGAATTTGCCGTGTCCAAGTATGGCAAGCTCGACATAATGTACAACAACGCCGGCATCTCCGGAGACTCAAATCGCTCCATAACGACATCCGACAACGAAGGCTTTAAGAATGTTTTCGGGGTTAACGTGTACGGAGCTTTCTTGGGCGCCAAGCATGCCGCTAGGGTCATGATCCCCGCAAAGAGAGGGGTTATTCTCTTCACCTCAAGCGTTGCTTCGCTTCTCGGCGGCGAAACAACGCACGCTTACGCTGTTTCGAAGCACGCGGTGGTGGGGCTAATGAAGAACCTGTGCGTGGAACTTGGGGAACATGGGATCAGAGTGAATTGCGTTTGTCCAGGTGGAATTCCCACTCCGATGCTCAACAATGCGTTGAAGATGAACAAGAAAGAGACGCAGGAAGTGCTGTGTAAGGTTGCGGTGTTGAAAGGAACGGTTCTTGAAGCCGAGGACATAGCCAAAGCTGCAGTTTATTTGTGCAGCGACGAGGCCAAGTTTGTGAGTGGAGTTAACTTTGTCTTGGACGGAGGTTATAGCATCACCAATAATTCTTTCACTTCTGCGCTCAACGCTCTCATCAACAACAACCATGCTTAG